From Pungitius pungitius chromosome 9, fPunPun2.1, whole genome shotgun sequence, one genomic window encodes:
- the LOC119217399 gene encoding phospholipid phosphatase 3-like isoform X1, translating to MLDKLGSQCAGVVVSSADLQLKLTDNRSSLGMESGTGKKLLEVTGPALSKRKLLIGLDLFCLCLASIPFFACELKAMSPYRRGFMCGDPSIAYPYVQREAIPDELLIAGGVIITGLTIALGECYRVRFRGVSSKAFVRNLYVSCLYKELGCFLFGSCVGQSLTNMAKLSVGRLRPHFLSVCGVTYASLNCTPGTYVAKVTCREPDHRLEEEARKSFFSGHASFAMYTMLYLAFYLQARLTWRGARLLRPALQFFLVLLAVYTGLTRISDHRHHPSDVLTGYIQGALTAYWVAFHISSMFKSSCADLSPTETPESPLSPHHTVC from the exons ATGTTGGATAAATTGGGGTCTCAGTGCGCCGGTGTGGTGGTCTCCAGCGCGGACCTCCAGCTCAAACTGACGGACAACAGGAGCAGCCTGGGGATGGAGAGCGGCACAGGGAAGAAACTCCTGGAGGTCACCGGTCCGGCTTTATCCAAAAGAAAACTTCTGATCGGTTTAGATCTCTTCTGCCTCTGCCTGG CCTCCATCCCTTTCTTTGCGTGTGAGCTGAAGGCAATGAGTCCGTACAGGAGGGGCTTCATGTGCGGGGACCCCAGCATCGCCTACCCCTACGTGCAGCGAGAGGCCATACCGGACGAACTACTCATCGCGGGAGGCGTCATCATCACAGGCCTCACC ATCGCCCTCGGGGAGTGCTACCGAGTGCGTTTCAGAGGCGTCAGCTCCAAGGCGTTTGTGAGGAACCTGTACGTGTCCTGTCTGTACAAGGAGCTGGGCTGCTTCCTGTTCGGCTCCTGTGTCGGCCAATCACTGACCAACATGGCCAAGCTGAGTGTGGGGCGGCTGCGAccgcacttcctgtctgtgtgcgGCGTCACCTATGCGTCCCTTAACTGCACACCTGGAACCTACGTGGCAAAAGTGACGTGCCGCGAGCCCGACCaccggctggaggaggaggccag GAAGTCCTTCTTCTCTGGTCACGCCTCCTTCGCGATGTACACAATGCTCTATTTAGCA TTTTACCTTCAGGCTCGGTTGACATGGCGTGGGGCTCGGCTGCTGAGGCCGGCCCTGCAGTTCTTCCTGGTTCTGCTGGCGGTCTACACTGGTCTGACCCGCATCTCGGACCACAGGCACCACCCGTCCGACGTGCTAACAGGCTACATACAGGGAGCCCTCACGGCCTATTGGGTG GCCTTCCACATCTCGTCCATGTTTAAAAGCTCATGTGCCGATCTGTCTCCGACTGAGACCCCGGAGAGCCCCTTGTCGCCGCACCACACCGTCTGCTAG
- the LOC119218268 gene encoding uncharacterized protein LOC119218268, translating into MDEESLQQSERRRGSCLDVFLVASILLLLVTVTAGAAGGVIVVMRLQSKLHSESPSYMMDTSKTAKDPPHEYKVQKFVYLEAIRSELKSSNMQWAPVNYSDQTSVGSNFLFDENNHSLKATHAGTYFIYIDLNLTCTHQCADGILSLRVGDKLTCQVHLTKPVDQFTPVTRKCWTVSQLSNQSVLVTQMTVPEEGLDNWKLELSGSGFGMFQVD; encoded by the exons ATGGACGAAGAGTCTCTCCAGCAGAGCGAGCGCCGCCGTGGAAGCTGCCTGGACGTTTTCCTCGTGGCGTCCATCCTTCTTCTGCTGGTGACGGTGACGGCCGGGGCCGCTGGAGGAGTGATTGTGGTGATGCGGCTGCAGTCCAAACTGCACTCCGAGTCTCCGTCTTATATGATGGATACGTCAAAGACTGCAAAGGACCCCCCTCACGAATACAAG GTGCAGAAGTTTGTCTATCTGGAAGCCATCAGAA gcgaGTTAAAATCCTCCAACATGCAATGGGCTCCCGTCAACTACAGCGACCAAACTTCTGTTGGAAGCAACTTCCTCTTTGACGAGAACAATCATTCGCTGAAGGCCACACATGCAGGGACCTACTTCATATACATCGATCTGAATCTCACGTGCACACACCAATGCGCGGACGGCATCCTCAGCCTGCGTGTGGGGGACAAGCTCACCTGCCAGGTGCACCTTACGAAACCGGTCGATCAATTCACACCTGTGACCAGAAAGTGTTGGACAGTGAGCCAGCTGAGTAACCAGAGTGTGCTGGTCACTCAGATGACTGTGCCAGAGGAG
- the LOC119217399 gene encoding phospholipid phosphatase 3-like isoform X2, which yields MLDKLGSQCAGVVVSSADLQLKLTDNRSSLGMESGTGKKLLEVTGPALSKRKLLIGLDLFCLCLASIPFFACELKAMSPYRRGFMCGDPSIAYPYVQREAIPDELLIAGGVIITGLTELGCFLFGSCVGQSLTNMAKLSVGRLRPHFLSVCGVTYASLNCTPGTYVAKVTCREPDHRLEEEARKSFFSGHASFAMYTMLYLAFYLQARLTWRGARLLRPALQFFLVLLAVYTGLTRISDHRHHPSDVLTGYIQGALTAYWVAFHISSMFKSSCADLSPTETPESPLSPHHTVC from the exons ATGTTGGATAAATTGGGGTCTCAGTGCGCCGGTGTGGTGGTCTCCAGCGCGGACCTCCAGCTCAAACTGACGGACAACAGGAGCAGCCTGGGGATGGAGAGCGGCACAGGGAAGAAACTCCTGGAGGTCACCGGTCCGGCTTTATCCAAAAGAAAACTTCTGATCGGTTTAGATCTCTTCTGCCTCTGCCTGG CCTCCATCCCTTTCTTTGCGTGTGAGCTGAAGGCAATGAGTCCGTACAGGAGGGGCTTCATGTGCGGGGACCCCAGCATCGCCTACCCCTACGTGCAGCGAGAGGCCATACCGGACGAACTACTCATCGCGGGAGGCGTCATCATCACAGGCCTCACC GAGCTGGGCTGCTTCCTGTTCGGCTCCTGTGTCGGCCAATCACTGACCAACATGGCCAAGCTGAGTGTGGGGCGGCTGCGAccgcacttcctgtctgtgtgcgGCGTCACCTATGCGTCCCTTAACTGCACACCTGGAACCTACGTGGCAAAAGTGACGTGCCGCGAGCCCGACCaccggctggaggaggaggccag GAAGTCCTTCTTCTCTGGTCACGCCTCCTTCGCGATGTACACAATGCTCTATTTAGCA TTTTACCTTCAGGCTCGGTTGACATGGCGTGGGGCTCGGCTGCTGAGGCCGGCCCTGCAGTTCTTCCTGGTTCTGCTGGCGGTCTACACTGGTCTGACCCGCATCTCGGACCACAGGCACCACCCGTCCGACGTGCTAACAGGCTACATACAGGGAGCCCTCACGGCCTATTGGGTG GCCTTCCACATCTCGTCCATGTTTAAAAGCTCATGTGCCGATCTGTCTCCGACTGAGACCCCGGAGAGCCCCTTGTCGCCGCACCACACCGTCTGCTAG